A single genomic interval of Zunongwangia sp. HGR-M22 harbors:
- a CDS encoding AsmA-like C-terminal region-containing protein, with protein sequence MTAHITSEIDAQNPENSFATIQNLKVLGTGINLQSSGNIQQILLDPRVQVQVNANLNLTQLYQAFPFDEIIKAAGTIYTKINTHFLASQLQNSEFKDLEIEGEVHLKDLAIASIKDSLSINSKRLDLHFFKDKEEYNTLASKIDLIKSNVEFKNQLKASAEKLAGKVWIAKTGKQKAHINSKIELQKLKFDAQDSIWGFVENAQIDAELQTKEKDRPASINSQFSIDSVAVGLHKSYIAIAKGNYELELTKKAPKKWLPKGSVRFKNLMAYNPKLIHRLEMPTSTIAFENDNLRLDKTKLTFGDSDVELTGNLDHAIGFKNGEQVTANLSVNSTKINANQLMQVFAGIEDQVANTKDTNATTTDTSDSLAQEKHAFKVPENSAFQLNTNIKKLEFGKMELNKIYGKAKVENGNLKLNHLHFTTLAANLDASLTYTAKEKQKPSLDFEFYMTDIEMGKLDEVIPALDSLLPAAKAFEGKADFRIKGKVNLTNQLDFETSSLRGIAALKAKDIMVLDGPTFRELAKTFMFKSKAKNPVKNLEVEMEFEEDDVHILPALLEIDRYRLAIGGVQHLDMTYDYHISVLKSPVPFKTGVDVSGKDFDDYDISITRAKYKYYFTDKERLLKKADSSVFRKKARILEELKFE encoded by the coding sequence TTGACCGCGCATATCACTTCAGAAATAGATGCTCAAAACCCTGAAAACTCTTTCGCCACTATCCAGAATTTAAAAGTATTGGGTACCGGAATTAATTTGCAAAGTTCCGGTAATATTCAGCAAATATTACTAGATCCGCGAGTTCAAGTACAGGTGAACGCAAATCTTAACCTTACGCAACTTTACCAAGCTTTTCCTTTTGATGAGATCATAAAAGCTGCTGGAACTATTTATACAAAAATAAACACTCATTTTTTAGCCTCTCAACTTCAAAATAGCGAGTTTAAAGATTTAGAAATTGAAGGTGAAGTTCACCTGAAAGACTTAGCCATTGCCTCGATAAAAGACAGCCTGTCGATTAATTCAAAACGTTTAGATCTTCACTTCTTTAAAGATAAAGAAGAATACAACACTTTAGCCTCTAAAATTGATCTTATCAAATCTAATGTTGAATTTAAAAATCAATTGAAAGCTTCCGCAGAAAAATTAGCAGGAAAAGTTTGGATAGCAAAAACCGGAAAACAAAAAGCGCATATAAACAGTAAAATTGAACTTCAAAAATTAAAATTCGACGCACAAGATTCGATTTGGGGTTTTGTTGAAAATGCACAAATTGATGCCGAATTACAGACCAAAGAAAAAGATCGCCCAGCTTCTATCAATTCTCAATTTAGCATTGATAGCGTTGCGGTAGGACTCCATAAATCGTATATAGCCATTGCCAAAGGAAACTATGAGCTAGAGCTTACCAAAAAAGCACCTAAAAAATGGCTCCCTAAAGGTTCGGTACGTTTTAAAAATTTAATGGCTTACAATCCTAAATTAATACATCGTTTGGAAATGCCAACTTCTACCATTGCTTTTGAAAATGACAACCTTAGGTTAGATAAAACTAAATTGACCTTTGGAGATTCTGATGTTGAACTCACCGGAAATCTTGATCACGCCATAGGATTTAAAAACGGAGAACAAGTTACTGCTAATTTATCGGTTAATTCTACTAAGATTAATGCCAACCAATTAATGCAAGTTTTTGCAGGCATCGAAGACCAAGTTGCCAATACAAAAGATACGAATGCAACCACAACCGATACAAGTGATAGCTTAGCCCAAGAAAAACACGCATTTAAAGTACCGGAAAATTCAGCTTTTCAGCTGAACACCAATATTAAAAAATTGGAATTTGGGAAGATGGAATTGAACAAAATTTACGGAAAAGCAAAGGTTGAAAATGGCAATCTTAAGCTCAATCATTTACACTTTACTACGCTTGCTGCCAATTTAGATGCCAGCTTAACCTATACGGCAAAAGAGAAACAGAAACCTTCGCTCGATTTTGAGTTTTATATGACCGATATTGAAATGGGAAAACTAGATGAAGTAATTCCTGCATTAGATTCTTTACTACCTGCTGCCAAGGCTTTTGAAGGAAAAGCTGATTTTAGAATTAAAGGTAAAGTGAACCTTACTAACCAATTAGATTTTGAAACCTCAAGTTTACGCGGTATTGCTGCACTAAAAGCCAAAGATATTATGGTTCTTGATGGGCCGACGTTTAGAGAACTCGCCAAAACGTTTATGTTTAAAAGCAAAGCGAAAAACCCGGTTAAAAATTTAGAAGTCGAAATGGAATTTGAAGAAGATGATGTACACATCCTTCCGGCTTTACTTGAAATTGATCGCTATCGCTTAGCTATTGGCGGCGTACAACATTTAGATATGACCTATGATTATCACATTTCGGTACTAAAATCTCCCGTACCTTTTAAAACCGGCGTTGACGTTAGCGGCAAAGATTTCGACGATTATGATATCTCGATCACCCGCGCCAAATACAAATATTATTTTACGGATAAAGAACGGTTACTTAAAAAAGCTGATTCTAGTGTCTTTAGAAAGAAAGCACGAATTTTAGAAGAATTGAAATTTGAGTAA
- a CDS encoding GatB/YqeY domain-containing protein, translating into MSLEKDVMTQMKAAMKAKDSAALEALRAVKGAILLAKTENSQQELTEEQEVKIVQKLVKQRKDSAQVYREQNREDLAEPEEKQIEVIAQFLPEQLSEAEIEAKVEAIIAETGADGMKDMGKVMGIASQQLAGKADGKTISIVVKQKLSN; encoded by the coding sequence ATGAGCTTAGAAAAAGACGTAATGACACAGATGAAGGCTGCGATGAAAGCAAAAGATTCAGCAGCTTTAGAAGCTTTAAGAGCAGTTAAAGGAGCAATACTTTTAGCAAAAACTGAAAATAGTCAGCAGGAATTAACTGAAGAGCAAGAAGTGAAAATTGTTCAGAAGTTAGTAAAGCAGCGTAAAGATAGCGCGCAGGTTTACAGAGAGCAAAATAGAGAAGATTTAGCTGAACCGGAAGAGAAGCAGATTGAAGTAATTGCTCAATTTCTACCAGAACAGTTAAGTGAAGCTGAAATTGAAGCTAAAGTAGAAGCAATTATAGCTGAAACCGGAGCTGATGGAATGAAAGATATGGGAAAAGTTATGGGAATAGCTTCTCAACAACTTGCTGGTAAAGCTGACGGAAAAACGATTTCTATTGTAGTTAAGCAAAAGCTTAGCAACTAA
- a CDS encoding alpha/beta hydrolase: MRILYFGLVILISLQVSAQQHFTESIYRSKDRKTHVYAEKDNEELYLDVYEPENTFKNRPVFIFMHGGGFGYGSPRNDDEVKLAKIAASYGYVAVQISYRLTRKDQSFGCDFDAKGKIETFQLAAEDFLDAVNFMIDKKDQFNIDPNKIIIGGSSAGAEAVLSAAFNRDLLLKNASEYKNLKFKGILSLAGAIVDKRYIDKENAVPAIFFHGTADNLVPYATAPHHFCKKNEPGYLILDGSRSLSDKLKKLNTSYMLNTFPEAGHEISRIPFDHLQMVFQYFDDVFLNSENQQMENTF; this comes from the coding sequence ATGAGAATCCTCTATTTTGGCTTAGTTATCCTTATAAGCCTGCAAGTTTCTGCGCAACAACATTTTACCGAAAGTATTTACAGATCAAAAGATCGAAAAACACATGTTTATGCTGAAAAAGATAATGAAGAACTATATCTCGATGTTTACGAACCTGAAAATACTTTTAAAAACCGACCCGTATTTATTTTTATGCATGGTGGCGGTTTTGGCTATGGAAGTCCGCGTAATGATGACGAGGTAAAATTGGCCAAAATCGCTGCCAGTTATGGGTATGTTGCCGTGCAAATTTCTTATCGGCTAACACGAAAAGACCAATCTTTTGGTTGTGATTTTGATGCTAAGGGAAAAATCGAGACTTTTCAGCTGGCTGCTGAAGATTTTTTGGATGCCGTGAACTTTATGATTGATAAAAAAGACCAGTTTAATATCGATCCTAATAAAATTATTATTGGTGGAAGTAGCGCCGGGGCTGAAGCTGTTTTAAGTGCTGCTTTTAACCGTGATTTGCTTTTAAAAAATGCTTCAGAATACAAGAATCTTAAATTTAAGGGTATTTTATCTTTAGCGGGCGCGATTGTCGATAAGCGTTATATCGATAAAGAAAATGCTGTACCCGCAATATTTTTCCACGGAACTGCTGATAATTTAGTTCCTTACGCTACCGCACCTCATCATTTTTGCAAAAAAAATGAACCTGGCTATCTAATTTTAGATGGCTCCAGAAGTTTATCTGATAAATTGAAGAAATTAAATACATCTTACATGCTAAATACCTTCCCTGAAGCAGGACATGAGATATCAAGAATCCCTTTTGATCATTTACAAATGGTTTTTCAATATTTCGATGATGTATTTTTAAATTCTGAAAATCAACAGATGGAGAATACTTTTTAG
- the bglX gene encoding beta-glucosidase BglX, translating to MIKKSLITLSLITGCFFAPTKSATAQITSDSKMNAKVDEILAEMTIEEKIGQLNLLNPGGGVATGAVVSDNVQQKIKDGEVGGLFGVAGPDKIRIAQDYAVNDTRLGIPLLIGSDVIHGYKTTFPIPLGTAASWDLEMIKRTAEIAAQEATADGINWNFSPMVDIARDPRWGRIAEGAGEDPYLGSQIAKAMVEGYQGDDLTKENTMIATVKHFALYGASEAGRDYNTTDMSRVKMFNEYLPPYKAAIDAGAGSVMSSFNDVDGVPATGNKWLLTDLLRDQWGFDGFVTSDYTSLNEMIAHGMGDLQAVSALALKAGLDMDMVGEGFLNTLKKSLDEGKVTEEEITTAARRILEAKYKLGLFEDPYKYLDESRPKKDILSEENRAFSRKVAAHSFVLLKKDAGVFPLNKKAKIALIGPLANNKNNMLGTWAPTGDPQLSIPVLEGMKNVAPKAKISYAQGANITDDKQFAENINVFGPRAEISETSPEKMLEEALKVAKKSDVIVAVVGEASEMSGEAASRTNLLIPESQKKMIRELAKLEKPMALVLMSGRPLNISEESEMNLDILQVWHPGVEAGNAIADVIFGDYNPSGKITASWPRNVGQVPVYYSMKRTGRPGEAEGFEKFKSEFLDVDNSPLYPFGYGLSYTNFEYSDVKASADELKMDGNITLSATITNTGDHDGEEVVQLYIHDKVRSITPPMKQLIGFEKIMLKKGESKTVTFDMSAEDLKFYNSSLEHVAEPGEFDFFIAGSSDAEFENSFMLTE from the coding sequence ATGATAAAGAAAAGTTTAATCACATTATCACTAATTACCGGATGCTTTTTTGCCCCAACAAAAAGCGCTACTGCACAAATTACAAGTGATTCGAAAATGAATGCTAAAGTTGATGAGATTTTAGCCGAAATGACCATCGAAGAAAAGATAGGTCAGCTTAACTTATTAAATCCAGGTGGCGGTGTTGCTACCGGTGCTGTAGTAAGTGATAACGTTCAGCAAAAAATTAAAGACGGGGAAGTAGGCGGACTTTTTGGAGTGGCCGGTCCCGATAAAATTAGAATTGCACAGGATTATGCAGTAAATGATACCCGATTGGGAATTCCGTTGCTAATTGGGTCAGATGTGATTCATGGTTATAAAACAACCTTTCCAATTCCGTTAGGAACTGCAGCTAGCTGGGATTTAGAGATGATCAAAAGAACTGCAGAAATTGCCGCTCAAGAAGCTACAGCAGATGGGATTAACTGGAATTTCTCTCCAATGGTAGACATCGCTCGCGATCCAAGATGGGGAAGAATTGCTGAAGGTGCAGGAGAAGATCCTTATTTAGGTTCTCAAATTGCAAAAGCAATGGTAGAAGGTTATCAGGGTGACGATCTTACTAAAGAAAATACAATGATTGCTACCGTTAAGCATTTTGCGTTGTACGGAGCTTCAGAAGCTGGTCGTGATTACAATACGACCGATATGAGTAGAGTAAAGATGTTCAATGAATATTTACCTCCTTATAAAGCGGCGATCGATGCCGGTGCAGGAAGTGTGATGAGTTCTTTTAACGATGTAGATGGTGTTCCTGCAACCGGGAATAAATGGTTGTTGACAGATCTGCTTCGTGACCAATGGGGATTTGATGGTTTTGTAACTTCAGATTATACTTCTCTAAATGAAATGATCGCTCACGGAATGGGAGATCTTCAGGCAGTTTCAGCATTAGCTTTAAAAGCCGGTTTAGATATGGATATGGTAGGTGAAGGTTTTTTAAATACTTTGAAAAAATCTTTAGATGAAGGAAAAGTAACCGAAGAAGAAATTACCACAGCAGCACGTAGAATCTTAGAAGCTAAATATAAGCTTGGTCTTTTTGAAGATCCTTATAAATACCTAGACGAAAGCCGACCTAAAAAGGATATTCTTTCTGAAGAAAATAGAGCTTTTTCAAGAAAAGTAGCAGCACATTCTTTTGTATTACTGAAAAAAGATGCCGGAGTTTTTCCGCTTAATAAAAAAGCTAAGATTGCACTTATCGGGCCTTTAGCTAACAACAAAAATAATATGTTAGGAACTTGGGCGCCAACTGGTGATCCGCAACTTTCTATTCCGGTTTTAGAAGGAATGAAAAATGTTGCTCCAAAGGCAAAGATTAGTTACGCTCAGGGAGCAAATATTACCGATGATAAGCAATTTGCTGAAAATATAAATGTTTTTGGTCCTCGTGCTGAAATTAGTGAAACTTCTCCTGAAAAAATGTTAGAAGAAGCATTAAAAGTAGCTAAAAAATCTGATGTTATTGTGGCTGTTGTTGGTGAAGCAAGTGAAATGAGCGGAGAAGCTGCAAGTAGAACTAACTTATTAATTCCTGAAAGTCAGAAAAAAATGATTCGTGAATTGGCTAAATTAGAAAAGCCAATGGCACTAGTTTTAATGAGTGGTCGTCCTTTAAATATTTCAGAAGAGTCTGAAATGAATTTAGATATTCTTCAGGTTTGGCATCCAGGTGTAGAAGCAGGTAACGCAATCGCCGATGTTATTTTTGGAGATTACAATCCTTCAGGAAAAATTACTGCATCTTGGCCAAGAAATGTTGGGCAGGTGCCGGTTTATTATTCTATGAAAAGAACAGGAAGACCTGGGGAAGCAGAAGGTTTTGAGAAATTTAAATCTGAATTTTTAGATGTAGATAACTCACCTCTTTATCCTTTTGGATACGGTTTAAGTTATACCAATTTTGAATATAGCGATGTAAAAGCAAGCGCTGATGAATTAAAAATGGACGGAAATATCACGCTAAGCGCTACAATAACTAATACTGGAGATCATGATGGTGAGGAAGTGGTTCAGCTTTACATTCATGATAAAGTGAGAAGCATCACACCGCCAATGAAGCAGCTTATAGGTTTTGAAAAAATTATGCTGAAAAAGGGTGAATCTAAGACGGTTACTTTTGACATGAGTGCTGAAGATTTAAAATTTTATAACAGCAGTTTAGAACACGTAGCCGAGCCAGGCGAATTTGATTTCTTTATCGCAGGAAGCTCTGATGCTGAATTTGAAAATAGCTTTATGCTTACAGAATAA
- a CDS encoding prolyl oligopeptidase family serine peptidase has translation MKISKIVILGLFIFFGISAEAQTDGISENQFKEKVEIPVDMGYLLYKPEGYKNSKKDYPLIVFLHGAGERGTDLQKVKVDGPFQYLKDGNEIDAVILAPQCPEGTYWQPDEVAGLIKKIIKEEHIDPSRVYLTGLSMGGYGVWATGGKYPELFAAMAPVCGAIYRPIYRNAQHLKTMPIWVFHGAMDDVVLPQNSNNMVMALKQAGNADVKYTIYPFANHNSWTETYNNPELYDWLLSQEKKK, from the coding sequence ATGAAAATATCGAAAATCGTAATATTAGGACTGTTTATTTTCTTCGGAATTTCTGCGGAAGCACAAACCGACGGTATTTCAGAAAATCAATTTAAAGAGAAAGTAGAAATCCCTGTAGATATGGGCTATTTACTTTACAAACCTGAAGGCTATAAGAATTCTAAAAAAGATTATCCTTTAATTGTATTTCTACACGGTGCCGGGGAGCGTGGCACAGATCTTCAGAAAGTAAAAGTAGATGGACCATTTCAATATTTAAAAGATGGCAATGAAATTGATGCTGTAATACTTGCCCCGCAGTGCCCGGAAGGTACGTATTGGCAACCCGATGAAGTTGCAGGTCTAATAAAGAAAATTATTAAAGAAGAACATATTGATCCTAGTAGAGTGTACTTAACCGGTCTAAGTATGGGCGGTTATGGTGTGTGGGCTACCGGTGGAAAATATCCTGAATTATTTGCTGCAATGGCTCCGGTTTGTGGTGCAATTTACAGACCAATTTATAGAAATGCACAACATCTTAAAACAATGCCAATCTGGGTTTTTCATGGAGCGATGGACGATGTAGTTTTACCGCAAAACAGTAACAATATGGTGATGGCTTTAAAACAAGCCGGTAATGCAGATGTAAAATATACTATTTATCCTTTTGCAAATCACAACAGCTGGACAGAAACCTATAATAATCCAGAATTATATGACTGGTTGTTAAGTCAGGAGAAAAAGAAATAA
- a CDS encoding glucoamylase family protein — MNLNKHIIYLLFLGFAFTACNDASKEKSEDKKETAQDSTKLSEEALMDTVQKQTLKYFWDFAESNSGMARERYHPNGDYGENDPDIVTTGGSGFGLMAIVAGVERGFIPRAEAVKRFDKIATFLEETPKYHGAFPHWINGRTAGTQEFGNDTKDNGGDIVETSFLAQGFLVVRQYLQDGNEEEKAVAAKFDKLWKNIEWDWYTNNKNGIFWHWSPNYEFQKNFMIEGYNECLITYIMAASSPEHAIKPEVYHDGWARSGNITTDKKAYGIPLILKFNTNGDKAGPLFWAHYSYLGLNPKGLSDRYANYWDLNVNHSNINYEYAQENPNNFKTYSENSWGLTASYTKNEDGSVGYTAHSPDDDKGVVAPTAAVSSIPYTPEKSLKAIRYFYEDQHDLLWGPAGFYDAFSLDGGDWVAERYLAIDQGPMMVMIENYRSGLIWDLFMSAPEVKNGLERLDFKR, encoded by the coding sequence ATGAATCTAAATAAACACATTATATATCTTCTTTTTTTGGGCTTCGCATTTACCGCATGCAATGACGCTTCAAAAGAAAAATCAGAAGACAAAAAAGAAACTGCTCAGGATTCAACCAAACTGAGTGAAGAAGCTTTAATGGACACCGTCCAGAAGCAAACCTTAAAATATTTCTGGGATTTCGCTGAATCTAATAGCGGAATGGCCAGAGAACGATACCATCCAAACGGAGATTATGGAGAAAATGATCCTGATATTGTCACAACAGGAGGATCTGGATTTGGATTAATGGCAATTGTTGCTGGTGTAGAACGTGGTTTTATTCCTCGAGCAGAAGCCGTTAAGCGTTTTGATAAAATCGCAACTTTCCTAGAAGAAACACCAAAATATCACGGTGCTTTTCCTCACTGGATCAATGGAAGAACTGCCGGAACTCAGGAATTTGGCAACGACACTAAAGACAACGGTGGTGATATTGTAGAAACCTCATTTTTAGCTCAGGGATTTCTGGTAGTGCGCCAATATTTGCAAGATGGCAATGAAGAGGAAAAAGCTGTAGCAGCGAAATTCGATAAATTATGGAAGAATATTGAATGGGATTGGTACACCAATAATAAAAACGGCATTTTTTGGCATTGGTCACCAAATTATGAGTTTCAGAAAAACTTTATGATTGAAGGTTATAATGAATGTCTAATCACTTATATCATGGCAGCAAGTTCTCCAGAACATGCCATAAAACCCGAAGTTTACCATGACGGATGGGCAAGAAGCGGAAATATCACAACAGATAAAAAAGCTTACGGAATTCCGCTAATATTAAAATTTAATACTAATGGCGATAAAGCGGGACCACTTTTTTGGGCGCACTATTCTTACTTAGGTTTAAATCCAAAAGGGTTGAGCGATCGTTATGCAAATTATTGGGATTTAAATGTAAATCACAGCAATATTAATTATGAATATGCTCAGGAAAATCCTAATAACTTCAAAACATATAGCGAGAATAGCTGGGGCTTAACTGCAAGTTATACTAAGAATGAAGACGGAAGTGTAGGGTATACAGCACATTCTCCAGATGATGATAAAGGTGTAGTAGCGCCAACTGCAGCAGTAAGTTCTATCCCTTATACTCCCGAAAAGTCTTTAAAAGCAATAAGATATTTTTACGAAGATCAGCATGATTTACTTTGGGGACCTGCCGGTTTTTACGATGCCTTCAGTTTAGATGGCGGTGATTGGGTGGCTGAAAGATACTTAGCGATCGATCAGGGACCTATGATGGTTATGATTGAAAATTATAGAAGCGGACTCATTTGGGATCTATTTATGAGTGCTCCTGAAGTTAAAAATGGGCTTGAAAGACTCGATTTTAAAAGATAA